The following proteins are encoded in a genomic region of Balaenoptera ricei isolate mBalRic1 chromosome 14, mBalRic1.hap2, whole genome shotgun sequence:
- the WSB2 gene encoding WD repeat and SOCS box-containing protein 2 isoform X2, with amino-acid sequence MEAGEEPLLLAELKPGRPHQFDWKSSCETWSVAFSPDGSWFAWSQGHCIVKLIPWPLEEQFIPKGFEAKSRSSKNDTKGRGSPKEKTLDCGQIVWGLAFSPWPSPPSRKLWARHHPQVPDVSCLILATGLNDGQIKIWEVQTGLLLLNLSGHQDVVRDLSFTPSGSLILVSASRDKTLRIWDLNKHGKQIQVLSGHLQWVYCCSISPDCSMLCSAAGEKSVFLWSMRSYTLIRKLEGHQSSVVSCDFSPDSALLVTASYDTNVIMWDPYTGERLRSLHHTQLNPPMDDSDVHISSLRSVCFSPEGLYLATVADDRLLRIWALELKTPIAFAPMTNGLCCTFFPHGGVIATGTRDGHVQFWTAPRVLSSLKHLCRKALRSFLTTYQVLALPIPKKMKEFLTYRTF; translated from the exons ATGGAGGCCGGAG AGGAGCCACTGCTGCTGGCCGAACTCAAGCCCGGGCGCCCCCATCAGTTTGATTGGAAGTCAAGCTGTGAAACGTGGAGCGTTGCCTTCTCTCCGGATGGTTCCTGGTTCGCCTGGTCTCAAGGACACTGCATTGTCAAGCTGATCCCCTGGCCGCTGGAGGAGCAGTT CATCCCTAAAGGGTTCGAAGCCAAAAGCCGAAGCagcaaaaatgatacaaaagggCGAGGCAGCCCAAAGGAGAAGACGCTGGACTGTGGGCAGATTGTCTGGGGCTTGGCCTTCAGCCCGTGGCCTTCTCCACCCAGCAGGAAGCTCTGGGCACGCCACCATCCCCAGGTGCCAGACGTCTCTTGCCTGATCCTTGCTACAGGGCTCAACGATGGGCAGATCAAGATTTGGGAGGTACAGACAG GGCTCCTGCTTTTGAATCTGTCTGGCCACCAAGACGTCGTGAGAGATCTGAGCTTCACACCCAGTGGCAGTTTGATTTTGGTTTCTGCATCCCGAGATAAGACTCTTCGCATCTGGGACCTGAATAAACATG GTAAACAGATTCAGGTGTTATCAGGCCACCTGCAGTGGGTTTACTGCTGCTCCATCTCGCCAGACTGCAGCATGCTGTGTTCTGCAGCTGGGGAGAAGTCG GTCTTCCTGTGGAGCATGCGGTCCTACACATTAATCCGGAAGCTGGAGGGCCACCAAAGCAGCGTGGTCTCTTGTGACTTCTCCCCCGACTCTGCCTTGCTCGTCACGGCTTCTTACGATACCAATGTGATCATGTGGGACCCCTACACTGGCGAGCGGCTGCGGTCACTCCA CCACACCCAGCTCAACCCCCCCATGGATGACAGCGATGTCCACATCAGCTCCCTGAGATCTGTGTGCTTCTCCCCCGAAGGCTTGTACCTCGCCACGGTAGCGGATGACAG GCTCCTCAGGATCTGGGCCCTGGAACTGAAAACTCCAATTGCGTTTGCTCCTATGACCAATGGTCTCTGCTGCACATTTTTTCCACATGGTGGAGTTATTGCCACGGG GACAAGGGATGGCCACGTCCAGTTCTGGACGGCTCCTCGGGTCCTGTCATCACTGAAGCACTTATGCCGGAAAGCCCTTCGAAGTTTCCTAACAACGTACCAAGTGCTAGCACTGCCAATCcctaagaaaatgaaagagtTCCTCACGTACAGGACTTTTTAA
- the WSB2 gene encoding WD repeat and SOCS box-containing protein 2 isoform X1, producing MLSPAPEEPLLLAELKPGRPHQFDWKSSCETWSVAFSPDGSWFAWSQGHCIVKLIPWPLEEQFIPKGFEAKSRSSKNDTKGRGSPKEKTLDCGQIVWGLAFSPWPSPPSRKLWARHHPQVPDVSCLILATGLNDGQIKIWEVQTGLLLLNLSGHQDVVRDLSFTPSGSLILVSASRDKTLRIWDLNKHGKQIQVLSGHLQWVYCCSISPDCSMLCSAAGEKSVFLWSMRSYTLIRKLEGHQSSVVSCDFSPDSALLVTASYDTNVIMWDPYTGERLRSLHHTQLNPPMDDSDVHISSLRSVCFSPEGLYLATVADDRLLRIWALELKTPIAFAPMTNGLCCTFFPHGGVIATGTRDGHVQFWTAPRVLSSLKHLCRKALRSFLTTYQVLALPIPKKMKEFLTYRTF from the exons ATGCTGTCTCCTGCCCCAGAGGAGCCACTGCTGCTGGCCGAACTCAAGCCCGGGCGCCCCCATCAGTTTGATTGGAAGTCAAGCTGTGAAACGTGGAGCGTTGCCTTCTCTCCGGATGGTTCCTGGTTCGCCTGGTCTCAAGGACACTGCATTGTCAAGCTGATCCCCTGGCCGCTGGAGGAGCAGTT CATCCCTAAAGGGTTCGAAGCCAAAAGCCGAAGCagcaaaaatgatacaaaagggCGAGGCAGCCCAAAGGAGAAGACGCTGGACTGTGGGCAGATTGTCTGGGGCTTGGCCTTCAGCCCGTGGCCTTCTCCACCCAGCAGGAAGCTCTGGGCACGCCACCATCCCCAGGTGCCAGACGTCTCTTGCCTGATCCTTGCTACAGGGCTCAACGATGGGCAGATCAAGATTTGGGAGGTACAGACAG GGCTCCTGCTTTTGAATCTGTCTGGCCACCAAGACGTCGTGAGAGATCTGAGCTTCACACCCAGTGGCAGTTTGATTTTGGTTTCTGCATCCCGAGATAAGACTCTTCGCATCTGGGACCTGAATAAACATG GTAAACAGATTCAGGTGTTATCAGGCCACCTGCAGTGGGTTTACTGCTGCTCCATCTCGCCAGACTGCAGCATGCTGTGTTCTGCAGCTGGGGAGAAGTCG GTCTTCCTGTGGAGCATGCGGTCCTACACATTAATCCGGAAGCTGGAGGGCCACCAAAGCAGCGTGGTCTCTTGTGACTTCTCCCCCGACTCTGCCTTGCTCGTCACGGCTTCTTACGATACCAATGTGATCATGTGGGACCCCTACACTGGCGAGCGGCTGCGGTCACTCCA CCACACCCAGCTCAACCCCCCCATGGATGACAGCGATGTCCACATCAGCTCCCTGAGATCTGTGTGCTTCTCCCCCGAAGGCTTGTACCTCGCCACGGTAGCGGATGACAG GCTCCTCAGGATCTGGGCCCTGGAACTGAAAACTCCAATTGCGTTTGCTCCTATGACCAATGGTCTCTGCTGCACATTTTTTCCACATGGTGGAGTTATTGCCACGGG GACAAGGGATGGCCACGTCCAGTTCTGGACGGCTCCTCGGGTCCTGTCATCACTGAAGCACTTATGCCGGAAAGCCCTTCGAAGTTTCCTAACAACGTACCAAGTGCTAGCACTGCCAATCcctaagaaaatgaaagagtTCCTCACGTACAGGACTTTTTAA
- the WSB2 gene encoding WD repeat and SOCS box-containing protein 2 isoform X3 — protein MKEPHSLIGANIPKGFEAKSRSSKNDTKGRGSPKEKTLDCGQIVWGLAFSPWPSPPSRKLWARHHPQVPDVSCLILATGLNDGQIKIWEVQTGLLLLNLSGHQDVVRDLSFTPSGSLILVSASRDKTLRIWDLNKHGKQIQVLSGHLQWVYCCSISPDCSMLCSAAGEKSVFLWSMRSYTLIRKLEGHQSSVVSCDFSPDSALLVTASYDTNVIMWDPYTGERLRSLHHTQLNPPMDDSDVHISSLRSVCFSPEGLYLATVADDRLLRIWALELKTPIAFAPMTNGLCCTFFPHGGVIATGTRDGHVQFWTAPRVLSSLKHLCRKALRSFLTTYQVLALPIPKKMKEFLTYRTF, from the exons ATGAAAGAGCCTCATTCATTGATCGGAGCAAA CATCCCTAAAGGGTTCGAAGCCAAAAGCCGAAGCagcaaaaatgatacaaaagggCGAGGCAGCCCAAAGGAGAAGACGCTGGACTGTGGGCAGATTGTCTGGGGCTTGGCCTTCAGCCCGTGGCCTTCTCCACCCAGCAGGAAGCTCTGGGCACGCCACCATCCCCAGGTGCCAGACGTCTCTTGCCTGATCCTTGCTACAGGGCTCAACGATGGGCAGATCAAGATTTGGGAGGTACAGACAG GGCTCCTGCTTTTGAATCTGTCTGGCCACCAAGACGTCGTGAGAGATCTGAGCTTCACACCCAGTGGCAGTTTGATTTTGGTTTCTGCATCCCGAGATAAGACTCTTCGCATCTGGGACCTGAATAAACATG GTAAACAGATTCAGGTGTTATCAGGCCACCTGCAGTGGGTTTACTGCTGCTCCATCTCGCCAGACTGCAGCATGCTGTGTTCTGCAGCTGGGGAGAAGTCG GTCTTCCTGTGGAGCATGCGGTCCTACACATTAATCCGGAAGCTGGAGGGCCACCAAAGCAGCGTGGTCTCTTGTGACTTCTCCCCCGACTCTGCCTTGCTCGTCACGGCTTCTTACGATACCAATGTGATCATGTGGGACCCCTACACTGGCGAGCGGCTGCGGTCACTCCA CCACACCCAGCTCAACCCCCCCATGGATGACAGCGATGTCCACATCAGCTCCCTGAGATCTGTGTGCTTCTCCCCCGAAGGCTTGTACCTCGCCACGGTAGCGGATGACAG GCTCCTCAGGATCTGGGCCCTGGAACTGAAAACTCCAATTGCGTTTGCTCCTATGACCAATGGTCTCTGCTGCACATTTTTTCCACATGGTGGAGTTATTGCCACGGG GACAAGGGATGGCCACGTCCAGTTCTGGACGGCTCCTCGGGTCCTGTCATCACTGAAGCACTTATGCCGGAAAGCCCTTCGAAGTTTCCTAACAACGTACCAAGTGCTAGCACTGCCAATCcctaagaaaatgaaagagtTCCTCACGTACAGGACTTTTTAA
- the RFC5 gene encoding replication factor C subunit 5 — protein sequence METSAHKQQQQQQQPEAGKIRNLPWVEKYRPQTLDDLISHQDILSTIQKFISQDRLPHLLLYGPPGTGKTSTILACAKQLYKDKEFGSMVLELNASDDRGIDIVRGPILSFASTRTIFKKGFKLVILDEADAMTQDAQNALRRVIEKFTENTRFCLICNYLSKIIPALQSRCTRFRFGPLTPELMVPRLEHVAEKEKVDISEDGMKALITLSSGDMRRALNILQSTNMAFGKVTEETVYTCTGHPLKSDIANILDWMLNQDFTTAYRNIMELKTLKGLALHDILTEIHLFVHRVDFPSSVRIHLLTKMADIEYRLSVGTNEKIQLSSLIAAFQVTRDLIVTEA from the exons ATGGAGACCTCAGCGcacaagcagcagcagcagcagcagcagcccgaGGCGGGCAAGATCAGGAACCTGCCCTG GGTTGAAAAATACCGGCCACAGACACTGGATGATCTCATTTCTCATCAGGACATCTTGAGTACCA TTCAGAAGTTTATCAGTCAGGACCGCCTGCCGCATCTCCTTCTCTATGGTCCTCCAGGGACGGGAAAGACATCCACCATCCTGGCCTGTGCTAAACAGCTGTACAAAGATAAGGAATTTGGCTCCATGGTCTTGGAG CTGAATGCTTCAGATGACCGAGGAATAGATATCGTTCGGGGACCAATCCTGAGCTTTGCTAGCACAAGGACAATATTTAA GAAAGGCTTTAAACTAGTGATCTTGGATGAAGCTGATGCCATGACTCAGGACGCCCAGAACGCCTTGCGGAGAG TGATTGAGAAGTTTACTGAAAATACCAGATTTTGCCTCATCTGTAACTATCTGTCAAAGATCATCCCCGCCTTGCAGTCCCGGTGTACAAGGTTCCGATTCGGTCCCCTGACCCCCGAACTCATGGTTCCCCGCCTGGAACATGTCGCAGAAAAAGAGAA AGTCGACATAAGTGAAGACGGGATGAAAGCGCTCATAACTCTTTCCAGTGGAGACATGCGAAGGGCTCTGAACATCTTGCAG AGCACCAACATGGCCTTTGGGAAGGTGACAGAGGAGACCGTCTACACCTGCACGGGGCACCCACTCAAGTCAGACATCGCCAACATTCTGGACTGGATGTTGAATCAAGACTTCACCACGGCCTACAGGA ATATCATGGAGTTGAAAACTCTAAAGGGGTTGGCATTACATGACATCCTGACAGAGATACACCTGTTCGTGCACAGAG TTGACTTTCCATCTTCAGTTCGAATACATTTATTGACCAAAATGGCAGACATTGA gTACAGACTTTCTGTTGGCACCAATGAGAAGATTCAGCTGAGTTCCCTCATTGCCGCCTTTCAAGTCACCAGAGACCTAATTGTCACAGAGGCCTAG